In Arthrobacter citreus, a single genomic region encodes these proteins:
- the ctaF gene encoding cytochrome c oxidase subunit IVB, translating to MGASSHQERNQVELKYHRRKHAEEMKQQLISFALMIILTLASFAAVIYRDKMDPYFTVPFILLLAVVQLVFQLYYFMHMKNKGHSTQAFFLYSGLTVAVITLLTFLTLIWL from the coding sequence ATGGGTGCAAGCTCTCATCAAGAACGAAATCAAGTTGAATTAAAGTATCACCGTCGTAAACATGCAGAAGAAATGAAGCAACAATTAATTTCATTCGCTTTAATGATTATATTAACTCTTGCATCATTTGCAGCAGTAATTTACCGAGATAAAATGGATCCATATTTTACAGTACCATTTATTTTATTACTTGCTGTTGTTCAATTAGTGTTCCAACTTTACTATTTCATGCACATGAAAAATAAAGGTCACAGCACACAAGCTTTCTTCCTATATTCAGGACTTACTGTTGCTGTTATTACACTATTGACATTCTTAACACTTATCTGGTTATGA
- a CDS encoding cytochrome (ubi)quinol oxidase subunit III, whose product MEMQKFTAETFPHNPEKATEEGKNKFLAFWLFLGGETVLFASLFGTFLALRNSTAGGASASEMFEPKLVFIATMLLLTSSLTSVYAMYHMKNFEHKKMMLWLGITVLLGLGFLLLEIYEFRHYMHEYHFTIKSSAFGSSFYTLVGTHGAHVFVGLLWITTLMLRNGGRGLNLHNAPKFYVASLYWHFIDVVWIFIFTVVYLMGMVG is encoded by the coding sequence ATGGAAATGCAAAAGTTTACAGCTGAGACGTTTCCTCATAACCCTGAAAAAGCTACAGAAGAAGGTAAAAATAAATTCTTAGCATTCTGGCTATTTCTTGGTGGAGAAACTGTATTATTCGCATCATTATTTGGTACTTTCTTAGCATTAAGAAACTCTACTGCAGGTGGAGCTAGTGCTTCAGAAATGTTCGAACCTAAATTAGTATTCATTGCAACTATGTTACTTTTAACATCATCACTTACAAGTGTTTACGCAATGTATCACATGAAAAACTTTGAACACAAAAAAATGATGTTATGGTTAGGAATTACTGTTTTATTAGGTCTAGGATTTTTATTATTAGAAATTTACGAATTTAGACACTATATGCACGAATATCATTTTACAATTAAGAGTAGTGCATTTGGTTCTTCATTCTATACTTTAGTAGGAACGCATGGTGCCCACGTATTCGTTGGTTTACTATGGATCACTACTTTAATGCTTCGCAATGGTGGAAGAGGTTTAAATTTACACAACGCTCCAAAGTTCTATGTAGCTAGTTTATACTGGCACTTTATCGACGTAGTGTGGATTTTCATCTTTACAGTAGTATACTTAATGGGAATGGTGGGATAA
- the coxB gene encoding cytochrome c oxidase subunit II gives MKHWRLVSLISLIAVILSACGHANQSTLNPQGEVAKMQYDLMKLSTTIMVFVVAVVTVLFLYVIVKYRHRKGQENIIPKQVEGNHILELLWTIIPVILLIVLAVPTVSQTFKLSDEKQITKDEKKKDAIVINVNAHLFWWEFEYPNQKFVTSQDMYIPVGKKVILNLKGQDIKHSFWVPSLAGKLDTNVEGVNKMWLSADKEGTYNGFCAEFCGPSHSLMQFKVKVVSQAAYDKWLVDMKNQKGQAVTADAQEGEKIFKQSCIGCHAADANDTRPPAARLAPNLANFGDRDMVAGIAKNNEANIKKWLTDPESMKPGNLMAGKYGDLTSDQIDKLTAYLTSLKIAK, from the coding sequence ATGAAACATTGGCGATTAGTCTCGCTAATTTCCTTGATAGCAGTTATTTTGAGTGCATGTGGACATGCAAATCAATCTACACTGAATCCTCAAGGTGAAGTAGCAAAAATGCAATACGATCTAATGAAGCTAAGTACGACTATCATGGTATTCGTTGTTGCTGTTGTAACAGTACTTTTCCTTTACGTGATCGTGAAATATCGTCACCGTAAAGGACAAGAAAATATTATTCCAAAGCAAGTAGAAGGAAATCATATCTTAGAACTTCTTTGGACTATTATTCCTGTTATTTTACTTATCGTATTAGCAGTACCAACAGTATCACAGACGTTTAAGCTTTCAGATGAGAAGCAAATTACAAAAGATGAGAAGAAAAAGGATGCAATTGTTATAAATGTAAATGCTCATCTTTTCTGGTGGGAATTTGAGTATCCTAATCAAAAATTTGTAACTTCTCAAGACATGTATATTCCGGTTGGGAAAAAAGTTATCTTAAACCTTAAAGGTCAAGATATCAAACACTCATTCTGGGTTCCATCATTAGCAGGTAAACTTGATACAAACGTTGAAGGTGTAAACAAAATGTGGCTTTCAGCTGATAAAGAAGGTACATATAATGGATTCTGTGCAGAGTTTTGTGGTCCTTCACATTCATTAATGCAATTTAAAGTTAAAGTTGTAAGTCAAGCTGCCTACGATAAATGGTTGGTTGATATGAAAAATCAAAAAGGTCAAGCTGTAACAGCAGATGCTCAAGAAGGTGAAAAAATCTTCAAACAAAGCTGTATTGGTTGTCATGCTGCAGATGCAAATGATACTAGACCACCAGCTGCACGACTTGCTCCAAACTTAGCGAACTTCGGTGATCGTGATATGGTTGCTGGTATTGCTAAAAATAACGAAGCAAACATCAAAAAATGGTTAACTGATCCAGAATCAATGAAACCAGGTAACCTTATGGCAGGTAAATATGGTGATTTAACTTCAGATCAGATTGATAAGTTAACTGCATACTTAACTAGCTTGAAAATTGCAAAATAA
- a CDS encoding protoheme IX farnesyltransferase: MDLEQLANNVSNNGETNHPSSSLKKDLLSLMKIGIVNSNILTTFTGIWLAIQINGLDILDSLPKAIITVIGSSLIIAGSCVINNYIDRDIDPYMERTKNRPTVTGNIKPSVTISIGIILLILGFTCMAFTTLMAVVYAFIGAFTYIVLYTLWTKRNYTLNTVVGSISGAAPPLIGWAAIDANLHPIAWMLFLIMFIWQPPHFLALAMRRSEEYKRAGIPMLPVVYGFEMTKRQVMIWVLCLLPLPFYMQALGLPFIIFATILNIGWVILGLYCYKQKDDQKFSKLMFIYSINYLTLLFMSMIVFTISF; this comes from the coding sequence ATTGACTTGGAACAATTAGCTAATAATGTTTCTAACAACGGAGAAACTAATCATCCTTCTAGTTCACTAAAGAAAGACTTACTTTCTTTAATGAAAATAGGGATCGTAAACTCTAATATACTTACAACGTTTACAGGTATATGGTTAGCAATCCAGATTAATGGATTAGATATATTGGATTCTTTACCAAAGGCGATCATAACAGTAATTGGATCGTCGTTAATTATTGCAGGATCATGTGTTATCAATAATTATATTGATCGCGATATTGACCCGTATATGGAGCGAACTAAAAATAGACCAACTGTAACTGGTAATATCAAACCAAGTGTTACTATATCTATTGGTATTATTTTATTAATTCTTGGCTTTACATGTATGGCTTTCACAACTTTAATGGCTGTTGTATATGCATTTATTGGTGCATTTACATATATCGTACTATACACTCTTTGGACGAAACGTAATTACACGTTAAACACAGTAGTAGGTAGTATATCTGGTGCAGCACCCCCATTGATTGGATGGGCAGCAATCGATGCGAACTTGCATCCAATTGCTTGGATGCTGTTTTTAATCATGTTTATATGGCAACCACCGCATTTTTTAGCACTTGCGATGAGACGTTCTGAAGAATATAAAAGAGCGGGAATTCCAATGCTACCAGTGGTTTACGGATTTGAAATGACGAAACGTCAAGTGATGATCTGGGTATTATGTTTATTACCACTGCCATTTTACATGCAAGCTCTAGGTTTACCATTTATTATTTTTGCAACAATATTGAATATTGGATGGGTTATTTTAGGATTATATTGTTATAAACAAAAGGACGATCAAAAGTTCTCTAAATTAATGTTTATATACTCGATTAACTATTTAACTCTTCTATTTATGTCAATGATTGTGTTTACAATTTCGTTTTAA
- a CDS encoding LysR family transcriptional regulator, giving the protein MNFEQMEYIVKVASEKSILKAAEKLYIRSSGLSQSISQLETELGITIFNRSRKGTFPTEEGKILINRASEVLQIISKLNEELFDYKNNKKVHLKIVATPTFSTVLQRALNRINVEHPNVTIDIEEKDPALIMETIKHTEYDFCFFPQDLEILESEKNINYDLIRTDQVHVIVSKNSPLYQFQFVTQADVLNMETACYSIYSNYYYSKLIKKNKNKIKFTTNSMSILTEAVKEHNVFVYSNESGAKFHPDIISGIIKSIPYKENNEFVFKDLWVVYPKNKQLTDISKIFIEIVKELAT; this is encoded by the coding sequence ATGAATTTTGAGCAAATGGAATATATAGTGAAAGTTGCAAGCGAGAAATCTATTCTTAAAGCTGCAGAAAAATTATATATAAGAAGTTCGGGACTTAGTCAATCAATCTCTCAATTAGAGACCGAATTGGGAATAACTATTTTTAACCGTTCAAGAAAAGGAACATTTCCTACTGAAGAAGGAAAGATTTTAATTAATAGAGCTAGTGAAGTATTACAAATTATTAGTAAGTTAAATGAAGAGTTATTTGATTATAAAAACAACAAAAAGGTACATTTGAAAATAGTAGCTACTCCTACTTTCTCAACTGTACTTCAACGTGCATTGAACAGAATTAATGTTGAGCACCCTAACGTAACAATTGATATCGAGGAAAAAGATCCAGCATTAATAATGGAAACGATTAAACACACTGAATATGACTTTTGCTTTTTCCCTCAAGATTTAGAAATATTAGAGAGTGAAAAAAATATTAACTATGATTTAATTCGGACTGATCAAGTTCATGTTATTGTTAGTAAAAACTCCCCACTCTATCAATTTCAATTCGTAACACAAGCTGATGTATTAAACATGGAAACAGCATGCTATTCAATCTATTCTAATTATTATTATTCTAAGTTAATTAAGAAGAATAAAAATAAAATCAAGTTTACTACAAACAGCATGAGTATTCTTACAGAGGCTGTTAAAGAACATAATGTATTTGTCTATTCAAACGAGTCAGGAGCTAAATTCCATCCGGACATTATCAGTGGTATTATAAAATCTATACCTTACAAAGAAAACAATGAATTCGTTTTTAAAGATTTGTGGGTGGTCTATCCTAAAAATAAACAACTTACTGACATAAGCAAAATATTTATCGAAATTGTTAAAGAATTAGCCACGTAA
- a CDS encoding heme A synthase encodes MLRVLKGVSLITSFILLIVLLGGALVTKTNSGLGCGRSWPLCKGQIIPDHLTIQTVIELSHRAASGLAGIFVLLLAVLAWITIPHKRETKFLAIISCIFLVAQALIGAAAVVWGQIPAVKAIHFGISLICFAAVVMLTLLIFEQDRNYQRNTFYVGKKMKFHTYGLWIYSYLVVYTGALVRHENASLACPSWPLCSKANNGIPTQLHEWIQMGHRFAAFLLFVWIVIAFVHAFKYYRNERGIYLGWVVSLILVTLQVICGAMIIYTNLNIYVALTHVILISCLFAIFSFQSLVCTRSKSSDAHLLQNKNIS; translated from the coding sequence TTGCTACGTGTTTTAAAAGGGGTATCATTAATAACCTCATTCATACTTTTAATTGTTTTATTGGGTGGGGCACTCGTAACAAAGACTAATTCTGGACTTGGCTGTGGTAGATCATGGCCGCTATGTAAAGGCCAAATTATTCCTGATCATTTAACGATTCAAACTGTAATTGAGTTATCTCATCGAGCTGCATCAGGCCTTGCCGGAATATTTGTTTTATTATTGGCAGTGCTTGCTTGGATTACCATTCCTCATAAAAGAGAAACAAAGTTTTTAGCAATTATATCTTGTATTTTTTTAGTTGCTCAAGCATTAATCGGAGCTGCTGCTGTCGTTTGGGGACAAATCCCTGCAGTTAAAGCAATTCATTTTGGTATATCTCTAATTTGCTTTGCAGCAGTAGTTATGTTGACTTTATTAATTTTCGAACAAGACCGTAATTACCAAAGAAATACTTTTTATGTCGGAAAAAAAATGAAATTTCATACTTATGGATTGTGGATTTATTCATACTTAGTAGTTTATACAGGGGCTCTTGTTCGACATGAAAATGCTAGTTTAGCGTGTCCTAGCTGGCCGCTTTGCAGTAAAGCAAACAATGGAATTCCAACTCAACTCCACGAATGGATTCAAATGGGCCATCGTTTTGCAGCCTTTCTTCTATTCGTATGGATTGTGATCGCATTTGTACATGCATTTAAGTACTATCGAAACGAACGTGGCATTTATCTTGGATGGGTTGTTTCTCTTATCCTAGTTACACTTCAAGTGATTTGCGGAGCTATGATTATCTATACAAACCTAAACATTTATGTAGCTTTAACACATGTTATTTTAATTTCCTGCTTATTTGCGATTTTTAGTTTCCAAAGCTTAGTTTGTACTAGAAGTAAAAGCTCAGATGCACATTTACTTCAAAATAAAAACATCTCATAA
- the ctaD gene encoding cytochrome c oxidase subunit I — translation MSSVAKKKPLLWDYLTTVDHKKIAILYLIAGGFFFLVGGMEALFIRIQLIKPDNTFLVGDAYNQVLTMHGTTMIFLAAMPMIFAFFNAVVPLQIGARDVAFPFLNSLGFWLFFVGGVFLNLSWFLGGAPDAGWTSYATLALQSKSHGVDFYLLGLQISGIGTLAGGINFLATIINMRAPGLTYMRMPLFTWTVFVTSALILFAFPALTIGLALLMFDRLFGTAFFDASLGGNSMIFEHLFWIFGHPEVYILILPAFGIFSDIIPAFSKKRLFGYSSMVFATVLIGFLGFMVWAHHMFTDGLGAVANAIFAVATMAIAVPTGVKIFNWLLTMWGGQIRFTTPMLWSVAFIPSFVLGGVTGIMNAAAPADYQFHDSYFVVAHFHYVIVGGVVFGLFAGAHYWWPKMFGKILNEKLGKLTFALFFIGFHLTFFIQHFLGLMGMPRRYFTYLPGQGLDTGNMISSIGAMFMGLATIVMLINVVYTAIKGEKAAADAWGVGRTLEWTISSPPPEYNFAQIPYVRGLDALWVEKMEGNGKMTPAEPLGDIHMPNSSILPFVMSIGLFIAAFGAMYNDELKNHTAVGVLVLGLFITFGSMFLRSWIDDHGFHIHKEDIADEGVEA, via the coding sequence GTGAGTTCTGTAGCGAAAAAGAAACCACTATTGTGGGACTACTTAACGACAGTCGACCATAAGAAAATTGCTATCCTGTATTTAATCGCAGGCGGATTCTTTTTCTTAGTTGGTGGAATGGAAGCGTTATTTATTCGTATACAATTAATTAAGCCAGACAACACCTTTTTAGTAGGTGATGCTTATAATCAAGTATTAACAATGCATGGTACAACAATGATTTTCTTAGCGGCAATGCCGATGATTTTTGCTTTCTTTAATGCGGTAGTACCTTTACAAATAGGTGCTCGTGACGTAGCATTCCCGTTTTTAAATTCTTTAGGTTTCTGGTTATTCTTCGTAGGTGGAGTATTCTTAAACTTAAGTTGGTTCTTAGGTGGAGCACCTGACGCAGGTTGGACATCATATGCGACACTAGCTCTACAAAGTAAATCTCATGGTGTAGACTTCTACTTATTAGGTCTACAAATTTCAGGTATTGGTACATTAGCAGGTGGTATTAACTTCTTAGCAACGATTATTAACATGCGTGCTCCAGGGTTAACTTACATGCGTATGCCACTATTTACTTGGACTGTATTTGTAACATCAGCACTTATTTTATTCGCGTTCCCGGCTTTAACAATCGGGTTAGCATTATTAATGTTTGATCGCCTATTTGGAACAGCATTCTTTGATGCTTCATTAGGTGGAAACTCAATGATCTTTGAACATTTATTCTGGATCTTCGGACATCCGGAAGTATATATTCTTATTTTACCGGCATTCGGTATCTTCTCTGATATCATCCCGGCATTCTCAAAGAAACGATTATTCGGATATTCTTCAATGGTATTCGCTACAGTATTAATCGGTTTCTTAGGATTCATGGTTTGGGCTCACCATATGTTTACAGATGGTCTTGGCGCAGTAGCAAATGCAATCTTCGCTGTTGCAACAATGGCAATTGCAGTTCCTACAGGGGTTAAAATCTTTAACTGGTTATTAACAATGTGGGGCGGACAAATTCGTTTTACAACTCCAATGCTTTGGTCAGTGGCATTTATTCCATCATTCGTACTAGGTGGGGTAACAGGTATTATGAACGCTGCAGCTCCTGCTGACTATCAGTTCCATGATAGTTATTTCGTAGTAGCTCACTTCCACTACGTAATCGTAGGTGGGGTAGTATTTGGTTTATTTGCTGGTGCACACTACTGGTGGCCAAAAATGTTTGGTAAAATCTTAAATGAAAAATTAGGTAAACTTACATTCGCTTTATTCTTTATCGGTTTCCATTTAACATTCTTTATCCAACATTTCTTAGGTTTAATGGGTATGCCTCGTCGTTACTTTACATACTTACCAGGACAAGGTTTAGATACTGGAAACATGATCAGCTCAATCGGAGCTATGTTCATGGGTCTTGCGACAATTGTAATGTTAATCAATGTAGTTTATACAGCAATTAAAGGTGAGAAGGCTGCTGCAGATGCTTGGGGTGTAGGTCGTACACTTGAATGGACAATCTCTTCTCCACCACCAGAATATAATTTTGCTCAAATTCCATATGTACGTGGATTAGACGCTCTATGGGTAGAGAAAATGGAAGGAAATGGCAAAATGACACCTGCTGAACCACTAGGTGATATTCATATGCCAAACTCATCTATTCTACCGTTCGTTATGTCAATAGGCTTATTTATTGCAGCATTTGGTGCAATGTATAATGACGAATTAAAGAACCATACAGCAGTTGGAGTATTAGTTCTTGGTTTATTTATCACTTTCGGTTCAATGTTCTTACGTTCTTGGATTGATGATCATGGATTCCATATCCATAAAGAAGATATAGCAGATGAGGGGGTTGAGGCATAA